In a genomic window of Aphelocoma coerulescens isolate FSJ_1873_10779 unplaced genomic scaffold, UR_Acoe_1.0 HiC_scaffold_217, whole genome shotgun sequence:
- the LOC138101223 gene encoding collagen alpha-4(IV) chain-like → MQYGGLWGGGSGTPRLWGGGSGTPQPGLLWGGGSGTPRLWGGGSGTPQPGLLWGGGSGTPRLFWGGGSGTPHPGCSGGLRNPLASLGGGSGTPRLWGGGSGTPPALGRGLRDPPALGRGLWDPPARAALGRGLRDPPAVLGGGSGTPGISGRGLRDPPSGCSGEGAPGPPGCSGEGAPGPPQPVLLWEGAPGPPGSGEGAPGPLGISEEGLRDPPRLWERAPGPPSISGRGLRDPPPRLFWGAPGPPGISGEGAPGPPSPGCSGGLWDPPAVLGRGLWDPPGPGGAPAAFSALYGLSLSLSLPFSACGPARTWGCCSQPCQDLCVLLTALPGPVRAPHSPARTCACSSQPCQDLCGLLTALPGPGGAAHGPARTWGCCSRPCQDLYMLLTALPGPGGAAHGPARTCACSSRPCQDLGVLLTALPGPGGAAHGPARTWGCSSRPCQDLGVLLTALPGPVCAPHSPARTWGCCSRPCQDLGVLLTALPGHGGAAHSPARTCACSSQPCQDLGVLLMALPGPGGAAHGPARTWGCCSQPCQDLCVLLTALPGPGSAAHGPARTWGCCSWPCQDLGVLLTALPGPVRAPHSPARTWECCSRPCQDLGVLLTALPGPVRAPHSPARTWGCCSRPCQDLGVLLTALPGPVRAPHSPARTCSHPWLCRDISMALPGPGRCPCRQVPVALPGPAQTVPWTCRTCGCCP, encoded by the coding sequence ATGCAAtacggggggctctggggagggggctccgggaccccccggctctggggagggggctctgggaccccccagcccgggctgctctggggagggggctccgggaccccccggctctggggagggggctctggcACCCCCCAGCCCGGGCTgctctggggagggggctccgggaccccccggctgttctggggagggggctccgggACCCCCCACCCCGGCTGTTCTGGGGGGCTCCGGAACCCTCTGGCATCTCTGGGAGGGGGCTCCGGGACCCCCCggctctggggagggggctctgggacccccccggctctggggagggggctccgggaccccccggctctggggagggggctctgggaccccccagcccgggctgctctggggagggggctccgggACCCCCCGGCTGTTCTGGGAGGGGGCTCCGGGACCCCTGGCATCTCTGGGAGGGGGctccgggaccccccctccggctgctctggggagggggctccgggaccccccggctgttctggggagggggctccgggacccccccagcccgtgctgctctgggagggggctccgggaccccccggctctggggagggggctccgggACCCCTTGGCATCTCTGAGGAGGggctccgggaccccccccggctCTGGGAGAGGGCTCCGGGACCCCCCAGCATCTCTGGGAGAGGGCTCCGGGACCCCCCACCCCGGCTTTTCTGGGGGGCTCCGGGACCCCCCGGCAtctctggggagggggctccgggaccccccagcccgggctgctctggggggctctgggacccccccgctgttctggggaggggtctctgggacccccccggccccggcggggccCCTGCGGCGTTTTCGGCACTTTATggactgtccctgtccctgtcccttccattctctgcctgtggtcctgccaggacctgggggtgctgctcacagccctgccaggacctgtgcgtgctcctcacagccctgccaggacctgtgcgggctcctcacagccctgccaggacctgtgcgtgctcctcacagccctgccaggacctgtgcgggctcctcacagccctgccaggacctgggggtgctgctcatggccctgccaggacctgggggtgctgctcacggccctgccaggacctgtacatgctcctcacagccctgccaggacctgggggtgctgctcatggccctgccaggacctgtgcGTGCTCCTCacggccctgccaggacctgggagtgctcctcacagccctgccaggacctgggggtgctgctcacggccctgccaggacctgggggtgctcctcacggccctgccaggacctgggggtgctgctcacggccctgccaggacctgtgtgtgctcctcacagccctgccaggacatGGGGGTGCTGCTCacggccctgccaggacctgggggtgctgctcacGGCCCTGCCAGGACATGGGGGTGCtgctcacagccctgccaggacctgtgcgtgctcctcacagccctgccaggacctgggagtgctgctcatggccctgccaggacctgggggtgctgctcatggccctgccaggacctgggggtgctgctcacagccctgccaggacctgtgcgtgctcctcacagccctgccaggacctgggagtgctgctcatggccctgccaggacctgggggtgctgctcatggccctgccaggacctgggggtgctgctcacagccctgccaggacctgtgcgtgctcctcacagccctgccaggacctgggagtgctgctcacggccctgccaggacctgggggtgctcctcacggccctgccaggacctgtgcgtgctcctcacagccctgccaggacctgggggtgctgctcacggccctgccaggacctgggggtgctcctcacagccctgccaggacctgtgcgtgctcctcacagccctgccaggacctgctccCATCCATGGCTCTGCCGGGACATTTCCatggccctgccaggacctgggagATGCCCATGCAGACAGGTGCCCgtagccctgccaggacctgctcaGACAGTACCATGGACCTGCAGGACCTGTGGCTGCTGTCCATGA